The Phaeodactylum tricornutum CCAP 1055/1 chromosome 8, whole genome shotgun sequence DNA segment CGGTCCGAGATTTTCTGACGAGAAAGTCGACGAAGGACGGGCTGGCCTACTCAGACACCGTCGCCCCGCATGCGCAATCCGGCAAAGTAGCGACGTAGTCTTTCGATATCCGAATTAAACCCCTTTTGTTGAGAAGGGTCCTGCTCCCAGGTTTTGATCAGATCCGATTCGTACGTCACGGAATCCAAGGGTTGGAGCCCAAGATTGCTTCGTTTTCCacgtcgacgtcttccagGTTGAACGAGACGCGTCGTTGTATAAAGTCGTACCTGCGAGGGTGATGTGGGACAAGTACAGGACCAAAGGCTTGTACTGGTTGTGGCAGCGACTGCTGGAATGCGTTTCCAACCAAGACGGCACTCGCTGTATGCATCCGTGACAAATGTTTGGCATTTAGTTCAAATAGTTTGAATATATAacaatatactggcgccaaatcAAGCTAAttttttcaccttttcccatccccttaGCGTATATTTTCATTCTCAATCTtaaaaagagaaaattcgttatttgggatgagcatAGGTGATAATGacactatttgggaaaatGAATATTTAATTTTCGCGGGAAATACTGCTTTAAGTAACCTATTTCATTAGACGTTTTTCCATAATCTGTGGTTAACCATGAAGATTACTTACAGCAGTTGCAATCTATGAGAAATCAATTTTTTCCCGATGCTACTCTTTCTGCTGATGTATTTAAGCATCCTCTAGGAAAAGCATGACGATGACCACGAAAAATAAAGATACTTAGTATTGGCTCCCATTTTTCCCCGTAGAGTATAATTTTTACCCCTGCTCATCCTAAATAGCGAATTCCATTTTTAAAATCCTTCTAATATGGAACATCGCTCCGTCACATTTTCTAAAGCAACTGTTTGAAATTTGTTGTGTTTAAAGTAAATGGGACGATGTCATTTTGATTGTATTTACGTGATCAAAAATGCGTTCCAAAAATTTAATAACATGCGAATGCTACCTACCTATTGGTCTACGATTCCCATGTATCTATAGTCTCAGAAATTCGAAATTTCCAgacacttacagttaatttgATTCTTACTGTACGCTTCCTAATGAGCTTGCCGGGTATCGCCGATTGAAACGGTCCTTCGTGGCACATGCCGTGATCATGCGGATCTATCACAATAGCTCACACTGCCAAAATGGAGCTCTTTGGTTATTCATTGCAGTCAATCCGAGTCTTCATGGCCCTTGCGTGTTTGGTCGACTTGGTGTTCCGAGTAGCCAATGGACAACATGTAGAGCAGCAATCCACTAGAATGCTTGGTAGTCCTTATCTTTTCTCCAATCAAATGTCGAGGAGgaatggaaagaagaaattgagGCGAGTCAACAAGAAAATGATGCTCCGGCCGCGAAAACAAATGCGGAAGAGACAGAATATGGTGCAACCACTAACCTTGGCCCCATCTAGTCAGCCTTTATCGGTTCCAAATCCGACAGTGTCAAAGATACCTTCCCCGCCGGCGATGCCCTCGTTGACGCCATCCTCAATGCCACTGCTGATTCCTTCGACACTGCCTTAATTCTTGCCTTCCCTAGTGCCCTCATTGATGACTTCGTTGGAGCCGTCAATATCACAAATGCCGTCAACAATGCCTTCCTTGGCGCCTTCTTCCATGCCTTCGGAGATGCCATCGTATATGCCTTCATTGAAACCCTCAGTATCAACAGGGCCTTCGCTGGAGCCGTCAGCAGCACCAATACCACTGGGGGTGGATTGGATAAACCAGACAAGCGCAGCAGATCATCAGTGGAGTGCTGTCACGTATGGCAACGGAATGTTTGTAGCAGTGGCATTTGGAGGCAGCGACAGTAACCTTGTAATGACCAGCCCTAATGGCAGGAACTGGACAAGCCAGAGAAGTGCATCAGAAGCTAGTTGGTCCAGCATTACATACGGTAATGGCATATTTGTTGCGGTTGCCAATGCTGGCAGTGATCCTATCCgtgtcatgaccagtccaaATGGCATCAATTGGACAATGCAGGAAAGTCCTCCTGAACAAGACAACTGGAGAAGTGTAACGTACGGCATGGATATGTTTGTTGCACTTGGTGCAGAAGAAAATGGAGATGTCAGCAAGAAGCTTGCCATGACTAGCCCAAATGGTATGAATTGGACACTCCAGACAACAGATCCTTTGGGGTTTTGGAACAGTGTTATATACGGCGATGGAACCTTTGTTGCGGTTGAGTTTTCTGGTGGGGTTGACAACCAGGTCATGACCAGCCCCAATGGAATGAATTGGACAACTCATCCTGCCCCAGCAGCTCAATGGATTAGTCTGACGTATGCCATGGATATATTTCTGGCAGTGGCTATATTCAGCTCTGACACTGAGCAGGTCATGACCAGCCCCAACGGGATAAACTGGACCATCCATCAAAGCGCTAAAGATGCTTGGTGGAGTAGCATTACCTATGCAGAGGCTGAAAATGTCTTTGCTGCAGTGGCCCGATCTGGTGaggtcatgaccagtcccAATGGTAGGAATTGGACTATCCAAGAAAGTGGAGCAGCTGCACCATGGAGCAGTGTCACCTATGGCAATGGAACATTTGTGGCAGTCTCTTACAATGGTGAAGTCATGACAAGTCAGACTGGCTAGAAATCTCCAGGTTTGTATAAAAAGGTGCAGTGAGGTAGaacaacttacagttagtacaCTTGTTTTGAACAGTAAAAAGTAGTTGCGGTAGCATCTCTTGAAACAAATTGTAAATATGTGTGTAGGCTTGCTCTTTTTAGTTCCTTTGTCACAATCACATTACAACCGAGAAGGATGCTCTGGATTCTACTACCACTAATTTAATACAACTGGAAGGAGGCAGATTTTCGGAAAGAGACAATGTCGGCTATTCGTGTCAACGTGGAACCCTATCAAGGATATAGGGCGGTTGTGTTGGACAGGACCCCGGAATTCTAATAACGCAAGTACAAGCAATCGAAGGCACTTTTTCACACATCAAACCAACACCTCGTCCGTCTCCCCCATGGCCAGAAACCTCTGCCTGGTGTCTTGTCTACTCGACAATTGAAAGTCAGCAAGACTCACTGTAAAGAGGTGGGTCACGGTCCAAGCAATCCACGGGTACCAAGCTGTGGGACGCGAGATCCTGCGAAACGCTGGAAGCTGTCGGTTGTAAACCGGGATACACACCCACGCGATATCCAAGGGACCTTGTGTTTGGCGATCGAGACGAAGGCGCCTTGGAACATTCGCCGGACGTGACGCTTTCTCCGCTACGGTGGTGACACAGAGACACACACATTCTTGTCGAGTAGGAATGCGTGCCTTTCATCCTCACGGTACTATGTTGTCATCGTCCTCTCCACCGGAGCGCGGGACGACGGGGACGCCGGACACGTCTATCGCCCCGACTTCCTGGAATCGGGCGGGCTCGAAGCGCCCTATCCAAAGCCGATCCTCCAACGATTCCGGGGATTACAGTTCTTTGGATTGTGCCACTTTACACCACAGCTTGAAACGCGTCAAACTCAGTTCCTCCCCGGGTGAGTTGTGTCTAAATCGTGATCTGCTCCATTTGGTCCGACACGAAGGGTGGAGAGTCGCGAGCGTTTTCCCGCATGTTTACAACGAttcccaacaacaacaacaacaacaacaacaacaacaacaacaacacgacgCTGACAACGATGATCGATGGATATCTCCGTGCCATACGCAACTCTTGACACGTCAGGATCCCTTGCGTTTGGAATGGCGAACCCAACACGTCCTCGTTGTACTGCAAATTCCCAGACTGTATCCTCATCGACCCCCCACAGTCCGCATTGTCCCCGGTGCCGATTCACCATCCCTTAACTGGCCACGGGACATTGTTTGGGACGCGTCCGGTGTACCCCTGGACGTACATGAATCGACCGCTGGTGCACCGTTGTTCGCCCGGgaatcatcatcatcggCTACTTTGCGTTTGGAATGGTCCCCCATTCAACGATTGACGGACGTTATGCGAACACTGCAACAAACACTTTGTTGGGGAGAGAATACACAGTCACCGGGTCAACAACATCAAGATAAAATCGATAAGGAGCGGAACGATAGGAGGAACTTCAACGTTAATAACGAGGGATCGGCAAAGCACCCTGGAGGTAACCCTTATCACAATGACGACATGGTGATGGATCCACCCGAAGCTCACACGCACCGGCGTCGTTCCCCCGCGACTCTCCCTTCGACCACCAATTCCGATACTTGGTTGCCACCAAATCGCTTCGATTGGGGCTTTGATCGACTTTACAAAATGGATCAAGACTAACTgtcgacgaaaaggagaGAGATGAAGTTCGCCTGGAAGTTCAGCCATTATGGGCGTAAAGGTGTCACTACAGAGGCGATCACCGGAATAGTGCGTTGCATTCGCTTCAATTGCTTGCCCTTTGTCGAACAAAGAAAGTAGTATTTCCACTGTTGGTACGGTACTACTAACTGGTCCAGAAGCAGTCAATGGTGATTCTCTGCCTATTGTCTTAGTTTGGGGTGCCACAAGCAATGTCAAGGCCATATGGACATGGATATGTCTGTTCGTCTTCGTTCTTGCAATTATAACCGAGCGCAAGTCCGTAATTTGCTTCCAGAAGCTTTTAAAGTATTTTGCTATACGGTGGTCGTGTGTAATACATCGGTAAAATATATAGGGCATACGGGTCTTTATCATCACTGCTGTAGGTAACGTGCCATAAATTTAAACTCACTTGCACCCGAGTGCTGCGGAACCAAAAAGGCGTCTACTACAAGCCAGAAATAGGTAGACTATGACAGATTTACACAAACATTCTGTGCATTCCGACGATACTGTAACCAAAGGAGCGCCGGGTTGAGTCACGCAAGTCTTTGTATCGTTTTCACGTCTTATGTCTTCTTCTCTTCGGCAATGTCTTACGCCGACAATCCTTTCGCAGCATCCTCTCGCTATTCCAACTCGTCGAGCTTAATCGTAGTCCCCTGTACGAGTGCAATTATCCGTGCTGCTTCTTGCTCATCCGCGTCACTGGAAAAGGTGGGATCATCCCACTCATCACTTTCAAAATCGACGGAATTAGAGTGTAGCACAAAATTGTGGgccgcgtcgtcgtcgactgTGGCGTCGTCTTCGTACACGCCGACTATCCTAGAAGCGGAATTGATACTGGGAATGAAGGACTGCAGCTCGTGTGCTTCCTTTTTCTGAATTTTGGAAGTCAATTGGCCACAACCGGCGTCGATATCAATGCCACGTCGAACTCGGGGTGTGCAGGCAATCCCGTGTTCCTCCAATGTTTTGACAAACACATTGACGTTTTGTCGCTGCGTGGGAGTACCTTCAAAGCCACCGGTAGGATTCAAAGGGATAACGTTGACGTGGACCATGTCCCGGCGCAGTCCGTATCGTTGAACCAAGGAGGCCAGTGTCCGGGCCGAGTCGGCATTATCGTTTTCACCCTGAATCAACGCCCACTCGAGGGTGATTCGACGTCCGGTTGTTTCAATATAGTCGCGGAGCGCTGGCATCAGTTCATCCAGACCCCCGTACCGACGATTGGCCGGTAGCAAATCTGATCGTTCCTTATCCGATGCGCAGTGCAAGGATACGGCCAGTCGAATGGGAGGCATGTCGGGATCCGTGGTTAGTTTCACAATGTTCGGTACAATACCGACGGTCGAAACGGTAATTTTCCGGGCACCAATGCCCAAATCGTTCGTTATACGATTGACGGCCTTCACGACGTTACGGTAATTTGCCAAGGGTTCGCCCATACCCATGAATACAACGTTGCTCAAACGCGTTGCTCGGCCGTGTTGAATTTCCTGCCCACCCGCGTCAATATACTGTTGCTGgtccttttgttgttgcagttCGTTGGCAAAAATGGCCACTTGTTCAAAAATTTCGTCGGCGGTTAGTTGCCGGGCAAAGCCCATTTGTCCAGTGGCACAAAAGACGCAACCCTGCGCACAGCCAGCTTGTGAGCTGATACAGGCCGTATACCGCCCGTCCTTGTAGGGCATGAGCACGGATTCAATCATTTGTCCGTCCGCACAGCGGTAGGCGCGTTTGATGGTGCCGTCTTTGGAGACCATTTCCGCCGCGATTTCCAACGAACGGGGTTTGGAAAATTCGGAAAGTTGCGCGCGGAGTGTTTTGGGCAGGTTCGTCATGAGTGCAACGTCGGTGACCCCTTGTTGGCGAATCCAGTTGTAGACTTGCTGGGCGCGGTACTTGGGATGCCCCCAAGCCACCATTAGAATTTCTAGTTCGGCTTGTGTGACGGTCGACAGATTCAGCACACGATTGCTCGTACTCGCTAGGCTTGTAGTACTCTCGGTAGCACTCGGTACGGTAGTTTGTCCACCAACAAGGTGGGTATTCGTTGCGTCCAGTGTCGCTCGTGTCGTCGCGAAACGACGAGTGTGCGTGGCCGACGACGGTCTCTTTCGGCATGTGGACGATTCGGGACACGTCGGTAGGGTACAAGGCCAGAACCTATTCGAACGACTACCGATAGTCGAGTGGAACGAATCCGTGACGGTAGAAGTAACCGCGACCACGGTTCGTTTCGAATGTGCCGCAACGTGcgaaaaagccaaagctCCCAGTCGCCCTCCTCCCACAGAAACGTGTGACAAAACAACCATGGTAACTGCCCACGACGGTGGTATTGTACGCATGTTCCGTTGCTTGCGCAAAACACGGCACTTTCGACCTTTTGGGGCGTGGGTACACTCGTTTCGGACACTACTAAAGGGCCAAAAGATGTGCGTGTGGGTAGATTGTTCGTTGGTTTGTTCGGGAGTAAGGGTTCATTCACATCAACGGGTTGGTTGGTGTCCCCGGCACGTCGTGATGGCATGGCAACTGCTCTCACCGTCAATTGTCGTATGATCCATCCGTGAGCAAGCGACAGGTAGAGATTACGGTTCGTCCCGGCTTCCCCTTCCGACCTACGCCGGTAGGACCGTTTTCGACGAAATGGAATGGATTGGTCACTCTCACTTATACCAATCACAGTCCATGCAAAATATAGGAAGTCAATTCTATAGAGCCAATCGAGTGCTCACAATTAACTGCAAAATACAGTACGACAATATTCCCGTTAATAGTAAAACAACCTCTCAGCCTTGTCGTCTGTCTACACATCCGTCCAAGTGATCTCGTTCAGTCCCGGAATCGAGGCTTTCCCGTATGCAGTGCAGAGCCGACCAGGAAAGACCATTGGAAGACAGGAAATTGTGTTTGTGCGAACGGTCGACCGAGACGTGATTTGTACAAAATCACGTCTGGACGCCTTTTTTTCGTTCCATTCCACGAAAGAAGCTCTGCCGTGCTTGCGTATTGCCTTCGCTCTCAGTGCAGCCGTCTCTTCATCCTCACTGGAGACTCCGCGAGAGGCCGTTGCTTGCACGGGGCGAAGAACTGTGCACCTCATTATTCTCGCGTCGTTTCCGCTCTCCCAATTCTTGGTCGTCCCCTTCCTCCATAAAGCTCACTACCACTCGGTAAAGGTTTGGTGGATGCAACCATGAGTGCTACGAACAGATCCTCTTCGTCGGTGTTTCTGCCGCCGTCCCAAACGCGCTTGGTCACGATTGCCGCGCACGTGGATCACGGCAAAACAACCTTGGCGGACAATCTTATCGAGGCCAACGGGCTTATTTCGGAACGTCTCGCCGGGACTCTCCGCTACCTCGACTCGGATCCGGAAGAACAACGCCGTGGCATTACTATGCGCAGCTCCGCGATTGGGCTCCAGCACGTGTACCAGAAACACCACAAACCGAACCACACGGGCGGCGATCACACTCCAGCCAACCAAGGCCAAAAGCACGTGATTCATCTCTACGATTCTCCCGGACACACGGATTTTTCTCGCGAAGTATCGTCCGCCATGTCCTGCTGCGATACGGCCTTGCTCGTCGTGGATGCCGTCGAGGGTATGGGACCCCGTACACATCAAGTCTTTCGGGAAGCCTACGCGCAACAGCTGGTTCCCATTCTCGTGCTCAATAAAATCGATCGATTGTGTTTGGATCTGCGCCTCACACCCACCGAGGCGTATCTGCGTTTGCGGAATCTACTCGAAACGGTCAACGCCGCCGCTTCCACCTTGTTGACCAGCTCGCGGCACGCGGACCACGCGTCAGGAAGCAATGGCGATCCGTCAACCGAGATAACCACGGAATTGGAAACACAGTGGACGTTTGATCCGGCCCGTAATAACGTGGTGTTTGCGTCCGCCCTGTTTGGATTTGGATTTACGGCACAAAATTTGGCGAGAGCCTTGTATCAGACCAAGGCTATTCCATCGTCCCTTAAACCACCCGTATTTCGTTCCCTGGTTTTTGCCGACGCCAAACTCAAAGGTGATAAGGTACTGAAGTGGAAGGCACGGGACCAGACAGACGATGCTCCCATTTTTGCCATCTATGGTTTGCAGCCACTGTGGGATGTTTTGGAAGGCGTTGCGACGGCGGCCGCGGCAGCGGGACTCGGATCGTCACAACTGTTTCACCATGGAAGCTCCAACACGGTAGATCATCACCACAATGGCACCCCGCCTTCGGTACCAACAACGACTACTGTGGACGTGAAAATTAAAGCCGACACGACTGGTATGAATCAAACTCTACGAGCCCTGAGTATCGGACCGACCGGCAGCGATGTACCGTCAACCGTAGAAGCATTGCAGACAATCTTGACCCGGACGGGTGCCAAtacggaagaagccattgtGCGATCCCTGTTACGGCGCTTTCGACCTCTCTCACGGACATTGTTAGACGTCCTTGTCGAATACGCTCCGTCGCCAATCCAGGCTGCAGCGTCGATGCGACATCGGGCTCTGAGTTTACAAATGCCTGAGAGAACGGCAATTACAAATGCTGCTCAGGAGGAATATTCTCGAATTGCGGAGGCGGTTCAAAATTGCAGCGTTGCTCCGAACGCCCCCACCGTAGCGCATGTGTACAAGTTTATGGCCGCGGAACGTTCCCAAATTCGGGATCCATGTTTGCCTACGAATCTGGAGAGTCATGATGAGGACCACACAAGCTTGATTCTGGGCGTAGCAAGGGTGTTGAGTGGGAGCTTGAAAACGGGAAAGTCTTACTACGCAATGGGCCCAAAGCATTTGCACACCGACTCCAATATTGTACCAAAACGAGCTATACGGCTGTACTTACTCATGGGTAGTTCGTTTGTACTCGTGGACGAGGTACCGGCTGGACATTTGTGTGGGGTCTACAATTTGGAAGACACGCAGCTTAAAACAATCACGCTATCTGACTCGCCCCACGGCATGCCTCTGACTGCCATGGAACAGGGTATCCGACCCCTCGTGAAGGTCAACGTGGAAGCACAGGAAGCTTCTGATACCATTGCCTTAGAACGCGGATTACGAAAACTGGCCTTGGCTGATGCGGCCGTTGAAGTCACAGCGACGGCCAAAGGAGAACGGCTTTTGGCTTGTTTAGGAGAAATTCATTTGGAACAATCTATTCTGGATCTTCGGAATGTTTATTGCGGTAGAGAAATAAAATTGCGCATTTCTGATCCCATTGTAGACTTTGGCGAAACCACCGACTGGTTTGAACACGAAATCGACTACGCCACATTTTGGGAGGACCCAGCTCCGAGGCTGCGACAAGTCTCGATTCCACCATACAATGAGGAATATGGCATATCCCTTAGCAGACATGGTAGGATGAGATCGTTGGTATCGGGCCGCTCAGCTGCGATTCATGTACGTGTAGTACCCTTGGCTTCGTCGATCTATCAATCTCTTTCGGACGACAAGGTCGTGGAGAACACAGAAGAAGATCTGCTGAACCTGGCCAAAGCACTCGGATATCACTGTCTAAATGCGGATGATGTACTGGAGACACTCAAGAGCGCGTTGTGCTCTTTGGGTACGAATGGAAATGCACTTATACTAGGACCAGGATTGTGCAATGAATCCTGTGTGGTCGGTGTCGTTTCGGACACCGGCGAGGTTCACCTCCCATCAATAGCAGCGGAAAAATCGGGAAATTCTGACATCGCTCCGGTGGAGCCGGAATCCACTTCGGCCGATGTCTGGGACAAAGACGGAGTGGGAATGAAAGAGTTTCGATCCATGCTAAGAAAGCTTCGAACTGTTGGAGATCAGAATGGACACTCAAATCTAGAAATGTCAGAAGTGGATGTTGCTGCACGAAAAATATGGAGCGAAGATATGCGCGGATCAATGGTAGCTGGGTTTCAACTTGCGGTTCGGGCCGGTCCAATTTGCGAAGAGCCCGTCCGAAATGTATTAGTGGTCTTAGAGGGTGCCGAAGTTGGACTAGCTAGGCGGGGAGATTCTTACGAAGCTGCAAAATCACTATCTGGAGGAATGCTGGTAGCCGCTCTTCGTTCAGGTATTCGTTGTGCGCTCTTAAGCAGACCCGCTAGGTTAATGG contains these protein-coding regions:
- a CDS encoding predicted protein, which produces MELFGYSLQSIRVFMALACLVDLVFRVANGQHSAFIGSKSDSVKDTFPAGDALVDAILNATADSFDTALILAFPRPSLEPSAAPIPLGVDWINQTSAADHQWSAVTYGNGMFVAVAFGGSDSNLVMTSPNGRNWTSQRSASEASWSSITYGNGIFVAVANAGSDPIRVMTSPNGINWTMQESPPEQDNWRSVTYGMDMFVALGAEENGDVSKKLAMTSPNGMNWTLQTTDPLGFWNSVIYGDGTFVAVEFSGGVDNQVMTSPNGMNWTTHPAPAAQWISLTYAMDIFLAVAIFSSDTEQVMTSPNGINWTIHQSAKDAWWSSITYAEAENVFAAVARSGEVMTSPNGRNWTIQESGAAAPWSSVTYGNGTFVAVSYNGEVMTSQTG
- a CDS encoding predicted protein: MRAFHPHGTMLSSSSPPERGTTGTPDTSIAPTSWNRAGSKRPIQSRSSNDSGDYSSLDCATLHHSLKRVKLSSSPGELCLNRDLLHLVRHEGWRVASVFPHVYNDSQQQQQQQQQQQQQHDADNDDRWISPCHTQLLTRQDPLRLEWRTQHVLVVLQIPRLYPHRPPTVRIVPGADSPSLNWPRDIVWDASGVPLDVHESTAGAPLFARESSSSATLRLEWSPIQRLTDVMRTLQQTLCWGENTQSPGQQHQDKIDKERNDRRNFNVNNEGSAKHPGGNPYHNDDMVMDPPEAHTHRRRSPATLPSTTNSDTWLPPNRFDWGFDRLYKMDQD
- a CDS encoding predicted protein encodes the protein MSATNRSSSSVFLPPSQTRLVTIAAHVDHGKTTLADNLIEANGLISERLAGTLRYLDSDPEEQRRGITMRSSAIGLQHHVIHLYDSPGHTDFSREVSSAMSCCDTALLVVDAVEGMGPRTHQVFREAYAQQLVPILVLNKIDRLCLDLRLTPTEAYLRLRNLLETVNAAASTLLTSSRHADHASGSNGDPSTEITTELETQWTFDPARNNVVFASALFGFGFTAQNLARALYQTKAIPSSLKPPVFRSLVFADAKLKGDKVLKWKARDQTDDAPIFAIYGLQPLWDVLEGVATAAAAAGLGSSQLTAITNAAQEEYSRIAEAVQNCSVAPNAPTVAHVYKFMAAERSQIRDPCLPTNLESHDEDHTSLILGVARVLSGSLKTGKSYYAMGPKHLHTDSNIVPKRAIRLYLLMGSSFVLVDEVPAGHLCGVYNLEDTQLKTITLSDSPHGMPLTAMEQGIRPLVKVNVEAQEASDTIALERGLRKLALADAAVEVTATAKGERLLACLGEIHLEQSILDLRNVYCGREIKLRISDPIVDFGETTDWLMEGHLRLTLHSSMAGLGPLYSVLNKRRGKVLDDSMVDGADLLMITALIPQAEAFGLAPELYSNTSGEVTAPELNFSHWDRLDVDPFWIPTSLEEREDFGELQMAGDMSTGLDNTALKYIRKVREQKGLTTDSARTVLNAEKQRTLKR
- a CDS encoding predicted protein produces the protein TESTTSLASTSNRVLNLSTVTQAELEILMVAWGHPKYRAQQVYNWIRQQGVTDVALMTNLPKTLRAQLSEFSKPRSLEIAAEMVSKDGTIKRAYRCADGQMIESVLMPYKDGRYTACISSQAGCAQGCVFCATGQMGFARQLTADEIFEQVAIFANELQQQKDQQQYIDAGGQEIQHGRATRLSNVVFMGMGEPLANYRNVVKAVNRITNDLGIGARKITVSTVGIVPNIVKLTTDPDMPPIRLAVSLHCASDKERSDLLPANRRYGGLDELMPALRDYIETTGRRITLEWALIQGENDNADSARTLASLVQRYGLRRDMVHVNVIPLNPTGGFEGTPTQRQNVNVFVKTLEEHGIACTPRVRRGIDIDAGCGQLTSK